A DNA window from Candidatus Falkowbacteria bacterium contains the following coding sequences:
- a CDS encoding four helix bundle protein yields MITDNNKKNNKYDLEERTAKFGEDIIDLCQNIQQCFMNRPILNQLLRSGTSIGANYMEANGASSKKDFRNKIYICKKEAQETKHWLRMMKKAVSSRKQKIEYLANEVQELVFIFQKITSSLDGKKV; encoded by the coding sequence ATGATTACTGATAATAACAAAAAAAATAATAAATATGATTTAGAAGAAAGAACTGCCAAGTTCGGCGAGGATATTATTGATTTGTGCCAGAATATACAACAATGTTTTATGAATCGTCCAATATTGAACCAGCTGCTTCGTTCAGGAACTTCTATTGGGGCGAATTATATGGAAGCAAATGGTGCTAGTTCAAAAAAAGATTTTCGTAATAAAATTTATATTTGTAAAAAGGAAGCGCAGGAAACAAAGCATTGGTTACGTATGATGAAGAAGGCTGTTTCTAGTAGAAAACAAAAAATAGAGTATTTAGCAAATGAAGTCCAAGAATTAGTATTTATTTTTCAAAAGATAACTAGTTCTTTGGATGGTAAAAAGGTTTGA
- the dinB gene encoding DNA polymerase IV, producing MDSFFATIEQQARPYLRGRPIVVSGKEGSRSVIVASSVEAKKLGIKTGMLPFEAKALCKALIFVEPDGLKYENASRKMIEIFKQYTEKVEVFSIDEAFLDMTGYCKDAEQISCSARRIKAQIKAELGEWVTCSVGVAKNKLLAKLASGLDKPDGLFFINDQNKEAVLSNIELDDFCGIGRRIKKHLSDLGVDTVSKLREYPKAELCRIFGPFYGEKLQNMSWGEDNEPVTSYLQQAEAKSVGRSYTLAKNTFDKTEILTVLLHLCEKTGRELRRNNLAGKTIVVYWRYADFTHGGVRKTFPGYLNDSFRFYELGKKKISNFKFPNAVRLLGIHVSNLVKDYQQLPLFSKDRQQKKLLPYLDEINDRYGELTIKPAFLLKLNRLRNKVGGFRLQD from the coding sequence ATGGATTCGTTTTTTGCCACCATTGAACAGCAAGCCCGGCCATACCTTCGCGGTAGGCCGATCGTTGTTTCTGGCAAGGAAGGTTCGCGGAGCGTAATTGTAGCTTCATCTGTGGAGGCTAAGAAGTTGGGGATCAAAACGGGCATGTTGCCATTTGAGGCTAAGGCTCTTTGTAAGGCTCTTATTTTTGTAGAACCAGATGGATTAAAGTACGAAAACGCTTCTAGGAAAATGATAGAAATATTCAAGCAGTATACTGAAAAAGTAGAGGTTTTTAGTATTGATGAAGCCTTTTTGGATATGACTGGTTATTGCAAAGATGCTGAACAAATAAGTTGTTCAGCTAGGAGAATCAAAGCCCAAATTAAGGCCGAGTTAGGGGAGTGGGTTACTTGTTCAGTAGGTGTTGCGAAAAATAAATTATTGGCTAAATTAGCCTCAGGATTAGACAAGCCAGATGGTTTGTTTTTTATTAATGATCAAAATAAAGAGGCAGTTTTGAGCAATATTGAATTAGATGATTTTTGTGGTATTGGTAGGCGGATAAAAAAGCATTTGAGTGATTTAGGTGTTGATACTGTTAGCAAGCTTAGAGAATATCCAAAGGCGGAACTATGCAGGATTTTCGGTCCTTTTTATGGTGAGAAACTTCAGAACATGTCGTGGGGTGAAGATAACGAGCCAGTCACCTCTTATTTACAACAAGCAGAAGCAAAATCTGTTGGCCGGTCATATACTTTAGCTAAGAACACATTTGATAAAACTGAGATACTCACTGTATTACTGCATCTATGTGAAAAGACCGGCCGTGAACTGCGTCGTAATAATTTGGCTGGTAAGACAATAGTTGTTTATTGGAGGTATGCTGATTTTACTCACGGTGGAGTACGTAAAACTTTTCCAGGTTATTTGAATGATAGTTTTCGGTTTTATGAACTTGGAAAAAAGAAGATTTCAAATTTCAAATTTCCCAATGCTGTACGTTTACTTGGAATTCATGTTAGTAATTTAGTAAAAGATTACCAACAGTTGCCGTTATTCTCAAAAGATCGTCAACAAAAAAAACTTTTACCATATCTTGATGAAATTAATGATCGCTATGGGGAATTAACTATTAAACCTGCATTTTTATTGAAACTCAATCGCTTGCGTAATAAAGTTGGTGGATTTCGCTTGCAGGATTAG
- a CDS encoding 4Fe-4S dicluster domain-containing protein, producing MKKSEFDKFVAKLLEKGFVYSPVKDGEMVLVKQIFKPGDMDWSGDIPLNSFKSIVLPAKQDMATYSKDVAKVINEKIKPIFILGLNILDLRALALFEQVFAKDYYFQKRRQSLHYIGLTNGIEDDLRKYKVFNKKYEEDVLEHLIFDVFVERQKSGNLILFSGSEKGQQLLEKSKIEDYENIEFAGFIPEHGPNPLIEQKKLAILNNPDHPLWDKLAKICLSCGKCSIHCPTCFCFDQKDKVEFDQVVKTRQWTTCFYPKFSEITGGNKELDSVKKKLYFWYYHKFVRIPDEFDYYGCVSCMRCYKTCPVEINIAENLQELKKV from the coding sequence ATGAAAAAGTCTGAATTTGATAAATTTGTAGCAAAATTGCTAGAAAAGGGTTTCGTTTATTCTCCAGTTAAAGATGGAGAAATGGTTTTAGTTAAACAAATTTTTAAACCGGGGGATATGGACTGGTCTGGTGACATACCATTGAATTCATTCAAGTCAATTGTTTTGCCAGCTAAACAAGATATGGCGACATATTCCAAGGACGTAGCTAAAGTTATTAATGAAAAAATAAAGCCTATTTTTATTCTTGGATTAAATATTTTAGATTTACGAGCCTTGGCTTTATTTGAACAGGTTTTTGCTAAAGATTATTATTTTCAAAAGCGTCGACAATCCTTACATTATATTGGTTTAACTAATGGCATTGAGGATGATTTACGTAAATACAAAGTGTTTAATAAAAAATATGAAGAAGATGTGTTAGAGCATCTTATTTTTGATGTTTTTGTTGAAAGACAGAAGAGTGGTAATTTGATTTTGTTTTCCGGCTCGGAAAAAGGTCAACAGCTTCTGGAAAAAAGTAAAATTGAAGACTACGAAAATATTGAATTTGCTGGATTTATACCTGAGCATGGTCCCAATCCTTTGATTGAACAAAAAAAGCTAGCAATATTGAACAATCCTGACCACCCACTATGGGATAAATTAGCTAAAATTTGTCTTAGTTGCGGGAAGTGCTCAATCCATTGTCCAACCTGTTTTTGCTTTGACCAGAAGGATAAGGTTGAATTTGATCAAGTCGTGAAAACACGACAATGGACAACCTGTTTTTATCCAAAGTTTTCTGAAATAACGGGTGGTAATAAAGAATTGGATTCAGTAAAAAAGAAATTATATTTTTGGTATTATCATAAATTTGTACGCATTCCTGATGAGTTCGATTACTATGGTTGTGTTAGTTGTATGCGTTGTTACAAAACTTGCCCAGTTGAAATTAATATTGCTGAGAATTTGCAAGAATTGAAAAAAGTATGA
- the lexA gene encoding transcriptional repressor LexA has protein sequence MTLTKRQSEILNFVKSFMQDYDYSPSYREIAEGMGLSSPATVHQHLQTLKSKGYLDLSSDTPRGIGLTSKVMQLSKSIELPLVGLITAGQPIEAVEDHETMAVPADLVPDENAFVLKVSGESMIEEGILDGDFVVVERNHSPRNGDVVVALLNNAFATLKKFYRETNRIRLQPANATMKPIYCKDVAIRGVVRAIIRKFA, from the coding sequence ATGACTTTAACTAAGAGACAATCAGAAATACTTAACTTCGTGAAAAGTTTCATGCAAGACTATGATTATTCACCAAGTTATAGAGAGATTGCCGAAGGTATGGGGTTATCCTCTCCAGCGACTGTACATCAACATTTACAGACATTGAAAAGTAAGGGATATCTAGATTTAAGTTCTGATACACCAAGGGGGATTGGATTGACATCAAAAGTTATGCAACTCAGTAAGTCAATTGAATTACCACTAGTTGGACTAATTACCGCTGGTCAACCAATTGAAGCTGTCGAAGATCATGAAACTATGGCAGTCCCAGCAGATTTAGTTCCAGATGAGAATGCATTTGTCTTAAAAGTCAGCGGGGAGTCGATGATTGAAGAAGGAATTTTGGACGGTGATTTCGTAGTTGTTGAAAGAAATCATTCTCCAAGAAATGGAGACGTGGTAGTAGCTCTTTTGAATAATGCTTTTGCTACTCTAAAGAAATTTTATCGAGAAACTAATCGGATTCGACTACAACCAGCAAATGCTACCATGAAACCTATTTATTGCAAAGATGTTGCAATTCGTGGAGTAGTTAGAGCCATTATTCGTAAATTCGCCTAG
- a CDS encoding FAD/NAD(P)-binding protein translates to MKNQYALQPAKVIKVVKENSITNTFYFSLDKQNELKFLAGQFMQIGLPGFGECPISISSSPKLSDKHFCLTIRSVGELTAKLNNLKVGDKAFVRGPFGNGFPEVTKNLILIGGGCGFIPLRSVFEENRNRKDIKLQVLVGCSTQESLVFKREYSKIKNKHDFGLILENETIPGFAKQKGFVTDLIKKKKLLKNSLVFVCGPAIMYKFVVKELLAKKVEPANMYFSLEKRMHCGVGVCQHCAIGSKYICKDGPVFNYEFLRSVNYF, encoded by the coding sequence ATGAAAAATCAATATGCCCTACAACCAGCAAAGGTTATTAAAGTAGTTAAAGAAAATTCAATTACCAATACTTTTTATTTTAGTTTGGACAAGCAAAATGAATTAAAATTTTTGGCAGGGCAGTTTATGCAAATTGGCTTACCAGGTTTTGGTGAATGCCCTATTTCAATTTCTTCGAGCCCAAAGTTGTCAGATAAACATTTTTGTTTAACAATTCGTAGTGTTGGAGAATTAACTGCTAAATTAAATAACCTGAAGGTTGGCGATAAAGCTTTTGTGCGTGGACCTTTTGGTAACGGATTTCCTGAGGTTACTAAAAATTTAATTCTGATCGGTGGTGGTTGTGGTTTTATTCCATTGCGAAGCGTGTTCGAAGAAAATCGCAATCGTAAAGATATTAAGCTTCAAGTGTTGGTTGGTTGTTCGACACAGGAATCACTAGTATTCAAAAGAGAGTATTCAAAAATAAAAAACAAACATGATTTTGGATTGATTTTGGAAAATGAAACTATTCCCGGGTTTGCTAAACAAAAAGGATTTGTTACGGACTTAATAAAGAAAAAGAAGTTATTGAAGAATTCGTTAGTGTTTGTCTGTGGGCCAGCGATAATGTACAAGTTCGTTGTGAAAGAACTTTTGGCCAAAAAGGTTGAGCCAGCTAATATGTATTTTTCATTGGAAAAAAGAATGCATTGCGGAGTAGGAGTGTGTCAGCATTGTGCTATTGGGTCCAAGTATATTTGCAAAGATGGTCCTGTGTTTAATTATGAATTTTTAAGAAGTGTAAATTATTTTTAA